Proteins from a single region of Synechococcus sp. WH 8109:
- a CDS encoding CrcB family protein — MPETKPSLQLELQELLLVGVGAVPGALLRWLLALHLRDQNLLVNVLGAALLGLLAGLPTAPRRQLLLGIGFCGSLTTFSSWMLAAMKYLSAGDWSGALGLIGLTLGLGVGAAALGFSLGRWLKPPAPPQSPT; from the coding sequence ATGCCTGAGACCAAGCCGAGCCTCCAACTGGAACTGCAGGAGCTGCTGCTTGTTGGCGTGGGCGCTGTGCCCGGAGCACTGCTGCGCTGGCTGCTAGCCCTGCATCTGAGGGATCAGAATCTGCTGGTGAATGTTCTGGGGGCTGCCCTCTTGGGCTTGCTGGCCGGGCTCCCCACTGCCCCACGGCGACAACTGCTGCTGGGGATTGGCTTCTGCGGCTCGCTCACCACCTTCAGCAGTTGGATGCTGGCGGCTATGAAGTATCTCAGCGCTGGAGATTGGTCCGGGGCCTTGGGCTTGATCGGGCTGACCCTCGGGCTGGGAGTAGGTGCCGCAGCCCTGGGGTTCAGCCTGGGGCGATGGCTCAAGCCGCCAGCGCCGCCTCAATCGCCGACTTGA
- the gyrB gene encoding DNA topoisomerase (ATP-hydrolyzing) subunit B, producing the protein MSDASKVQNAYGAEQIQVLEGLEPVRKRPGMYIGSTGPRGLHHLVYEVVDNSVDEALAGHCDRILVVLGEDGSAAVSDNGRGIPTDVHPRTGKSALETVLTVLHAGGKFGAGGYKVSGGLHGVGVSVVNALSEWVQVTVRRQGQVHRQRFERGAAIGELASESQPAAESGETGTTVCFKPDLEIFTGGIVFDYATLSARLRELAYLNGGVRIVFRDERESARDEEGKPHEETYFYEGGIKEYVAYMNKEKDALHPEIIYVNSEKDGVQVEAALQWCSDAYSDSILGFANNIRTVDGGTHIEGLKTVLTRTLNAFAKKLGKRKESDSNLAGENIREGLTAVLSVKVPEPEFEGQTKTKLGNTEVRGIVDNLVGEALSQFLEFNPSVISLILEKAIQAFNAAEAARRARELVRRKSVLESSTLPGKLADCSSRDPGESEIYIVEGDSAGGSAKQGRDRRFQAILPLRGKILNIEKTDDAKIYKNTEIQALITALGLGIKGEDFDVKNLRYHRVVIMTDADVDGAHIRTLLLTFFYRYQKELVEGGYIYIACPPLYKVERGKNHTYCYNEGDLQKTLEGFGEKANYTIQRFKGLGEMMPKQLWETTMDPTTRTMKRVEIEDAIEADRIFTILMGDKVAPRREFIETHSAELDMAALDI; encoded by the coding sequence ATGAGCGACGCTTCCAAGGTCCAGAACGCCTACGGCGCTGAGCAGATTCAGGTGCTGGAGGGGCTTGAGCCCGTTCGCAAACGCCCTGGCATGTACATCGGCTCCACTGGGCCGCGGGGTTTGCACCATCTGGTGTACGAAGTTGTTGATAACTCGGTTGACGAAGCCCTAGCTGGCCATTGCGACCGCATTCTTGTGGTGCTCGGTGAAGATGGCTCCGCCGCGGTGAGCGACAACGGCCGCGGCATCCCCACCGACGTGCACCCCCGGACGGGCAAGAGCGCCTTGGAGACGGTGCTCACCGTGCTCCACGCCGGCGGCAAGTTTGGCGCCGGTGGTTACAAGGTGTCCGGCGGCCTGCACGGCGTCGGCGTGTCCGTGGTGAACGCCCTGAGTGAATGGGTGCAGGTGACGGTGCGCCGACAGGGCCAGGTGCATCGCCAGCGTTTTGAGCGCGGTGCTGCGATCGGGGAATTGGCGTCGGAGTCGCAGCCTGCAGCCGAGTCCGGCGAGACCGGCACCACCGTCTGCTTCAAGCCTGACCTTGAAATCTTCACCGGCGGCATCGTTTTCGATTACGCCACCCTTTCGGCCCGACTTCGGGAACTGGCTTACCTCAACGGTGGCGTTCGGATCGTGTTCCGCGATGAGCGGGAGTCGGCCCGGGATGAGGAAGGCAAACCCCATGAGGAGACCTACTTCTACGAAGGCGGCATCAAGGAATACGTCGCCTACATGAACAAGGAGAAGGATGCCCTTCACCCCGAGATCATCTACGTGAATTCGGAGAAGGATGGCGTTCAGGTTGAGGCTGCTCTGCAGTGGTGCTCCGACGCCTATTCCGACAGCATTCTTGGCTTTGCCAACAACATCCGCACCGTGGATGGCGGCACCCACATCGAGGGCCTGAAGACGGTGCTCACCCGCACCCTCAACGCCTTCGCCAAGAAGCTGGGCAAACGCAAGGAATCCGATTCCAACCTGGCGGGGGAGAACATCCGGGAAGGCTTGACGGCGGTGCTCTCGGTGAAGGTGCCGGAACCGGAATTTGAGGGTCAGACCAAGACCAAGCTCGGCAACACCGAGGTGCGCGGCATTGTCGACAACCTGGTGGGTGAAGCCCTCAGCCAGTTCCTCGAGTTCAATCCCTCCGTGATCAGCCTGATCCTGGAGAAGGCGATCCAGGCGTTCAATGCCGCTGAAGCCGCCCGCCGGGCCCGCGAACTGGTGCGGCGCAAGAGCGTGCTGGAGAGCTCAACCCTGCCCGGAAAACTGGCCGACTGCAGCTCCCGCGACCCCGGCGAATCCGAGATTTACATCGTGGAGGGCGACTCCGCTGGTGGCTCCGCCAAGCAGGGTCGCGACCGTCGCTTCCAGGCGATCCTGCCGCTGCGGGGCAAGATCCTCAACATCGAGAAGACCGACGACGCCAAGATCTACAAGAACACGGAGATCCAGGCGCTGATCACGGCCCTGGGCCTGGGCATCAAGGGTGAGGACTTCGACGTGAAGAACCTCCGTTACCATCGGGTCGTGATTATGACCGACGCCGACGTGGACGGCGCCCACATCCGCACCCTGCTGCTCACCTTCTTCTACCGCTACCAGAAGGAGCTGGTGGAGGGCGGTTATATCTACATCGCCTGCCCGCCGCTCTACAAAGTGGAGCGCGGCAAGAACCACACCTATTGCTACAACGAGGGCGATCTTCAGAAGACCCTTGAGGGCTTCGGAGAGAAGGCCAACTACACGATCCAGCGCTTCAAGGGTCTTGGCGAAATGATGCCCAAGCAGCTCTGGGAAACCACCATGGATCCCACCACGCGCACGATGAAGCGGGTGGAGATCGAGGATGCCATCGAGGCCGATCGCATCTTCACGATCCTGATGGGCGACAAGGTGGCGCCCCGCCGGGAATTCATCGAAACCCACAGCGCCGAGCTGGACATGGCAGCCCTCGACATTTGA
- a CDS encoding ABC transporter permease, whose translation MNYNFAGYLIKNRRILKQLILRDIYGRYKGSILGILWTVVNPIMMLSVYTLVFSQVFRAKWGGGSGEDSPITFALNLFAGLIVFNIFAECATKAPTLITSNPNFVKKVIFPIHTLGGMVTGSALIHGAMSTIILIVGKLILDGRISNTMFALPVVWLPLIFGCLGLSWMLCWIGVIIKDTPQVINAAVSMLMFLSPIFYPSSLLPDKLQWLAKINPLATVIESTRSVVIAGELPNIDKLIIEIIVSAIWCQLCFNILKKSQKSLADIL comes from the coding sequence ATGAATTACAACTTTGCAGGATATCTGATAAAAAACAGAAGAATATTGAAACAATTAATTTTGCGGGATATATATGGAAGGTACAAAGGATCAATACTAGGAATTTTGTGGACAGTCGTAAATCCTATAATGATGCTGAGTGTTTACACACTAGTATTCTCGCAAGTATTTAGAGCGAAATGGGGAGGAGGCTCGGGGGAAGACAGTCCGATAACATTTGCCTTGAACTTATTTGCAGGACTAATTGTATTCAATATTTTCGCAGAATGCGCCACTAAAGCACCAACGCTAATTACTAGTAATCCAAACTTTGTAAAGAAGGTAATATTCCCAATACATACGCTTGGAGGAATGGTAACAGGAAGCGCTTTGATACATGGGGCAATGAGCACCATAATATTAATAGTTGGCAAGTTAATCCTAGATGGAAGAATATCAAATACAATGTTTGCACTGCCTGTCGTGTGGTTACCGTTGATTTTTGGGTGTTTAGGACTGAGCTGGATGCTATGTTGGATTGGAGTAATTATTAAGGATACACCACAAGTAATAAATGCAGCCGTGAGCATGCTGATGTTTTTAAGCCCAATATTCTATCCAAGTTCATTGTTACCAGATAAATTACAATGGCTAGCAAAAATAAATCCGCTAGCTACAGTAATAGAAAGCACAAGGAGCGTAGTCATTGCAGGTGAATTACCAAATATAGACAAATTGATAATAGAGATTATAGTATCGGCTATATGGTGCCAGCTGTGCTTTAATATCTTAAAAAAATCGCAGAAATCACTGGCTGATATACTATGA
- a CDS encoding GntR family transcriptional regulator — protein sequence MRFHIQQESDIPASTQLYNQICFAIAARHYPPGHRLPSTRQLAMQTGLHRNTISKVYRQLETDGVVEAMAGSGIYVRDQQKLREIKTPPHIRNRGVTDLDREVRKCVDGLLNAGCTLQQTRELLTREIDWRLRCGARVLVSTPREDIGASMLIAEELQPCVNVPVEVVPMEELETVLENSSNGTVVTSRYFLQPMEELAKKHGVRAVAVDLNDFRDELAMLKELRPGSCVGLVSISPGILRAAEVILHSMRGNELLLMTATPDIGSRLLALLRASSHVLCDRPSQPLVEQCLRQNRSQLMRMPQVHCAENYLSADTINQLRKEIGLQTQNDDS from the coding sequence GTGCGATTTCATATCCAGCAGGAAAGCGACATACCGGCCTCGACGCAGCTTTACAACCAGATTTGTTTCGCCATTGCAGCGCGGCACTACCCGCCAGGACATCGACTACCGAGCACCCGCCAGCTGGCGATGCAGACCGGGTTACACCGGAACACGATCAGCAAGGTGTACCGCCAACTGGAAACCGATGGCGTGGTGGAAGCAATGGCCGGCTCTGGAATTTACGTACGGGATCAACAAAAATTGCGGGAGATAAAAACCCCGCCACACATCCGCAATCGAGGAGTGACCGACCTCGACCGTGAAGTACGAAAATGCGTAGACGGCCTACTCAATGCTGGATGCACTCTGCAGCAGACTCGCGAGCTGCTTACACGGGAGATCGACTGGCGCCTCCGCTGCGGCGCTCGGGTGCTGGTCAGCACACCCAGGGAAGACATCGGCGCCTCGATGCTGATTGCCGAAGAACTCCAACCGTGTGTAAACGTACCGGTGGAAGTGGTGCCCATGGAAGAACTGGAAACCGTACTTGAAAATTCCAGCAATGGGACTGTGGTGACGAGCCGATACTTCCTCCAACCAATGGAGGAACTTGCAAAAAAACACGGTGTGAGGGCCGTGGCCGTAGATCTAAATGATTTTCGGGACGAGTTGGCCATGCTGAAAGAGCTGCGACCAGGCAGCTGTGTCGGCCTAGTAAGCATTAGCCCCGGTATCCTGAGAGCTGCGGAAGTAATTCTCCATTCGATGCGCGGCAACGAATTGCTGCTGATGACCGCCACCCCAGATATTGGGAGCCGCCTACTAGCCCTACTGAGGGCCTCAAGCCATGTGCTGTGTGATCGGCCAAGCCAGCCCCTTGTAGAACAATGCCTGCGACAAAACAGGTCCCAATTAATGCGAATGCCACAGGTGCACTGCGCAGAAAACTACCTAAGCGCCGATACGATTAATCAACTTCGAAAGGAGATAGGACTACAGACACAAAACGACGACAGCTGA
- a CDS encoding glutathione peroxidase, which translates to MAISVSAVSITTPEGSSKSLGDYAGKVLLIVNVASRCGFTKQYAGLQALNEAYADKGLAVLGFPCNDFGAQEPGSLDEIKSFCSTTYGADFELFEKVHAKGSTTEPYTTLNQMDPAGDVEWNFEKFLVGKDGTVIARFKSGVTPEDLKSAIEAALAA; encoded by the coding sequence ATGGCGATCAGCGTCAGTGCCGTCTCCATCACCACCCCTGAAGGCAGCAGCAAATCCCTGGGCGACTACGCCGGAAAGGTGCTGCTGATCGTGAACGTGGCCAGCCGCTGTGGCTTCACCAAGCAATACGCGGGTCTGCAAGCTCTGAACGAGGCCTACGCCGACAAGGGCCTGGCGGTTCTGGGCTTTCCATGCAACGACTTCGGCGCCCAGGAGCCCGGCAGCCTGGACGAGATCAAGAGCTTCTGCTCCACCACCTACGGCGCCGACTTCGAACTGTTCGAGAAGGTGCATGCCAAGGGCAGCACCACCGAGCCCTACACGACGCTCAACCAGATGGATCCCGCCGGTGATGTGGAGTGGAACTTCGAGAAATTCCTGGTGGGCAAGGACGGCACCGTGATCGCTCGCTTCAAGAGCGGCGTCACCCCTGAAGACCTCAAGTCGGCGATTGAGGCGGCGCTGGCGGCTTGA
- the infC gene encoding translation initiation factor IF-3, translated as MPPRPRFDRRAPVRELPNINDRINYPQLRVVDSDGAQLGVISREEALDVASDRELDLVLVSEKADPPVCRIMDYGKFKFEQEKKAKEAKKKSHQTEVKEVKMRYKIDQHDYDVRIGQAQRFLKAGDKVKCTVIFRGLEIQHTALAETLLRRMAKDLEEKAEIQQAPKREGRNMIMFLTPRKTPLVKKEEKEQAANKAVRTIPAPPKPTAAKVTSPRG; from the coding sequence ATGCCCCCACGTCCCCGTTTTGACCGTCGTGCCCCGGTTCGGGAGCTGCCCAACATCAACGACCGGATCAACTACCCCCAGTTGCGGGTGGTCGACTCAGACGGCGCTCAGCTGGGCGTGATCAGCCGCGAAGAAGCCCTGGATGTGGCCAGCGACCGGGAACTGGATCTGGTGCTGGTGAGCGAAAAGGCTGACCCACCGGTCTGCCGGATCATGGACTACGGCAAGTTCAAGTTCGAGCAGGAAAAGAAAGCCAAAGAGGCCAAGAAGAAGTCGCACCAGACCGAAGTTAAGGAGGTCAAGATGCGCTACAAGATCGATCAGCACGACTACGACGTGCGGATCGGTCAGGCCCAGCGCTTCCTCAAGGCGGGCGACAAGGTGAAGTGCACCGTGATCTTCCGGGGCCTTGAGATCCAGCACACAGCGCTTGCCGAAACCCTGCTGCGGCGGATGGCCAAGGATCTCGAGGAAAAGGCGGAAATCCAGCAAGCGCCCAAGCGCGAGGGACGCAACATGATCATGTTCCTCACCCCTCGCAAAACGCCGCTGGTGAAGAAGGAGGAAAAGGAGCAGGCCGCCAACAAGGCCGTACGCACCATCCCGGCACCGCCAAAACCCACTGCTGCCAAAGTGACCAGCCCCCGGGGCTGA
- the miaA gene encoding tRNA (adenosine(37)-N6)-dimethylallyltransferase MiaA, translating into MNSSHPLVITLLGPTASGKTALALDIAERLDLPVINVDSRQLYQEMDLGTAKPTAEQQARVPHHLLDLRPPDQPITLQEFQAEANPCIARELEQRGVALLVGGSGLYLKALTGGLQPPAVAPQPQLRQQLTALGQGICHALLQAADPEAAVKIAPADAVRTQRALEVFYASGQPMSRQATATPPPWRVLELGLNPANLRQRIQQRTEQLYRDGLVDETRRLSERYGADLPLLQTIGYGEALQVMSGSLNTADAVQITSQRTRQFAKRQRTWFRRQHNPHWLSDQPTLTDAMTLIEQHLR; encoded by the coding sequence TTGAACAGCTCCCATCCCCTGGTGATCACCCTGCTCGGGCCCACCGCCAGCGGCAAAACCGCCCTGGCGCTGGACATCGCCGAACGGCTGGATCTACCGGTGATCAACGTGGATTCCCGCCAGCTTTACCAGGAGATGGACCTGGGCACCGCCAAGCCGACGGCGGAGCAGCAGGCACGGGTGCCGCACCACCTTTTGGATCTGCGGCCACCGGACCAACCGATCACCCTGCAGGAGTTCCAGGCGGAAGCCAATCCCTGCATCGCCCGTGAACTGGAGCAGCGGGGTGTCGCCCTGCTGGTGGGCGGCAGCGGCCTCTACCTCAAAGCTCTCACCGGTGGCCTTCAACCTCCGGCAGTAGCCCCTCAGCCACAACTGCGCCAGCAGCTGACGGCCCTGGGCCAAGGCATCTGCCACGCCCTGCTGCAGGCTGCCGACCCCGAGGCTGCCGTCAAAATCGCCCCGGCTGATGCCGTGCGCACCCAGCGGGCCCTGGAGGTGTTCTACGCCTCCGGGCAACCAATGAGTCGTCAAGCCACAGCCACGCCTCCGCCCTGGCGGGTGCTGGAACTAGGCCTCAACCCCGCCAACCTGCGCCAGCGCATCCAGCAACGCACCGAACAGCTCTACCGCGATGGGCTGGTGGACGAGACCCGGCGCCTGAGCGAGCGCTACGGCGCTGATCTGCCGCTGCTGCAGACCATCGGCTACGGCGAAGCGCTGCAGGTAATGAGCGGCAGCCTGAACACTGCAGATGCAGTGCAAATCACCAGCCAACGCACCCGACAGTTCGCCAAACGCCAACGCACCTGGTTCCGGCGTCAGCACAACCCCCATTGGCTATCCGACCAGCCAACCCTGACGGATGCCATGACGTTGATCGAACAACATCTAAGGTGA
- the mgtE gene encoding magnesium transporter, producing MTEASGLSSAGVSVEPDLLAEAVSQELAAMLQASNYDAVKLLLEPVQPVDIAEAIGSLPANLQAIAFRLLSKDEAISVYEYLDTATQQSLLSLLRSGEMREVMEEMSPDDRARLFEELPAKVVRQLLSELSPDERKVTAELLGYRSETAGRLMTTEYIAFKENQTAAVALEIVRRRARDTETIYSLYVTDAERRLTGILSLRDLVTSDPQARIGDVMTEEVLSVSTDTDQEKVARTIQRYDFLAVPVVDLEQRLVGIVTVDDVIDVIEQEATRDLYAAGAVQAGDDDDYFSSNLFTVARRRVVWLAVLVLASFFTSEVIAANEDVLQQVVLLAAFIPLLGGTGGNVGAQSSTVVIRGLSTQSISSLGPLRAIGREAMAGALLGVLMMLLVVPFAWWRGESALVGLSVGMSLLAITTLAATAGAAFPLLFDRMGLDPALMSTPFITTCTDVAGTLIYLKTAGWLLIHLPQLVQATGISTQFFVLGIF from the coding sequence ATGACGGAGGCATCGGGGCTGAGCAGTGCTGGCGTGAGCGTGGAGCCCGACTTGCTGGCGGAAGCGGTCTCCCAGGAGCTCGCCGCGATGCTCCAGGCGAGCAACTACGACGCCGTGAAACTGCTGCTGGAACCGGTGCAGCCGGTGGACATTGCCGAGGCGATCGGCAGTCTTCCGGCCAACCTGCAGGCGATTGCCTTTCGTCTGCTCAGCAAGGACGAGGCCATCAGCGTTTATGAGTACCTCGACACCGCCACCCAACAGAGCCTGTTGAGCCTGTTGCGCTCCGGCGAAATGCGGGAGGTGATGGAGGAGATGTCGCCGGATGATCGCGCCCGATTGTTTGAGGAGCTGCCCGCCAAGGTGGTGAGGCAGCTCCTCAGTGAGCTCAGCCCTGATGAGCGCAAAGTGACTGCTGAGTTGCTGGGCTACCGCTCCGAGACGGCCGGGCGTCTGATGACTACCGAATACATCGCCTTCAAGGAAAACCAGACGGCGGCGGTGGCGTTGGAGATCGTGCGTCGGCGTGCCCGCGACACCGAGACGATTTATTCCCTCTATGTGACGGATGCCGAGCGACGCCTGACGGGCATCCTGTCGCTGCGAGATCTAGTCACATCAGACCCTCAGGCCCGCATCGGTGATGTGATGACAGAGGAGGTGCTCAGCGTCAGCACTGACACCGATCAGGAGAAGGTGGCGCGCACGATTCAGCGCTACGACTTCCTTGCCGTGCCCGTGGTGGATCTGGAACAGCGTCTCGTGGGCATCGTCACTGTGGATGACGTGATCGATGTGATCGAGCAGGAGGCCACCCGTGATCTTTACGCCGCCGGCGCGGTGCAGGCCGGCGATGACGACGACTACTTCAGCAGCAACCTGTTCACCGTTGCACGGCGCCGCGTGGTGTGGCTTGCGGTGCTGGTGCTCGCCAGCTTTTTCACTTCGGAAGTGATCGCCGCCAATGAAGACGTTCTGCAGCAGGTGGTGTTGCTGGCGGCGTTCATTCCCTTGCTTGGTGGTACCGGCGGCAACGTAGGGGCCCAGAGCTCCACGGTGGTGATCCGTGGTTTGAGCACCCAGAGCATCTCCAGCCTCGGACCTCTGCGGGCGATTGGCCGCGAAGCCATGGCGGGGGCGTTGCTGGGGGTGTTGATGATGCTTCTCGTGGTTCCCTTCGCCTGGTGGCGCGGGGAGAGCGCTTTGGTGGGCCTCTCGGTGGGAATGAGCCTGCTGGCCATCACCACCTTGGCGGCCACGGCTGGTGCAGCGTTCCCACTGCTGTTTGACCGCATGGGTCTGGATCCGGCCCTGAT
- the cysE gene encoding serine O-acetyltransferase, whose product MFDHIRADLAIIRERDPAARGWMEIVCCYPGFQAIFLHRLSHRLWNSRLPLQLMARCLSQIGRSLTGIEIHPGARIGHSVFIDHGMGVVIGETAEVGERCLLYQGVTLGGTGKDHGKRHPTLAENVVVGAGAKILGAITIGSNTRIGAGSVVVKNVDADCTVVGIPGRVVHQSGARVNPLAHSALPDAEASIIRNLMQRIDELENGMANLNRQLEPTNKGQEATRNLNGESQNLRDREILELLGDVEEKERGQG is encoded by the coding sequence ATGTTTGATCACATACGTGCCGACCTCGCAATCATTCGCGAGCGTGATCCTGCTGCCCGTGGCTGGATGGAAATAGTATGTTGCTATCCAGGCTTTCAGGCAATCTTCCTACATCGGTTGAGCCACCGTTTATGGAATAGCCGTCTACCACTACAACTCATGGCACGGTGCCTGAGTCAAATTGGACGATCACTGACGGGAATTGAAATTCACCCGGGGGCTCGCATTGGGCATAGCGTATTTATAGACCACGGCATGGGAGTGGTAATAGGGGAAACTGCAGAAGTAGGCGAAAGATGCCTTTTATATCAAGGAGTAACGCTAGGAGGAACGGGTAAGGATCACGGCAAACGGCACCCAACACTGGCAGAGAATGTTGTGGTCGGAGCAGGAGCCAAAATATTAGGGGCGATCACTATCGGCTCGAACACAAGAATCGGAGCAGGGTCTGTAGTAGTAAAGAATGTAGACGCTGACTGTACAGTTGTAGGGATTCCAGGCAGAGTAGTGCATCAAAGCGGCGCACGAGTCAACCCGTTAGCGCACTCAGCCCTGCCAGACGCTGAAGCTTCAATAATAAGAAATCTAATGCAGCGGATAGATGAGCTTGAAAACGGCATGGCAAATTTAAATAGGCAGTTAGAACCAACAAACAAAGGGCAGGAAGCCACACGAAATTTGAATGGAGAAAGCCAAAATCTAAGAGACAGAGAAATATTGGAATTACTTGGCGATGTGGAAGAAAAGGAAAGAGGGCAAGGATGA
- a CDS encoding CrcB family protein, with amino-acid sequence MAGSASEALLVGLGAIPGAWLRLKVVNHVQPMVPKKHWGTFILNVVACFALGLVLALNETCTASAGIVLLMGVGFFGSLSTFSTFAVELLNELRAGQTLTAVVLALASIGAGLLASALGYGLGTHA; translated from the coding sequence GTGGCTGGCTCCGCGTCTGAGGCTCTGTTGGTTGGGCTCGGGGCCATCCCCGGAGCCTGGTTGCGCTTGAAGGTGGTGAACCACGTGCAGCCGATGGTGCCCAAGAAGCATTGGGGCACCTTCATCTTGAATGTGGTGGCCTGTTTCGCCCTGGGCCTGGTGCTGGCGCTCAATGAAACCTGCACCGCCAGCGCCGGCATCGTGTTGCTGATGGGGGTGGGCTTTTTTGGCAGCCTCAGCACCTTTTCCACCTTCGCTGTGGAGCTGTTGAACGAGTTGCGGGCTGGCCAGACGCTCACTGCTGTGGTGCTGGCGCTGGCCTCGATCGGGGCGGGTTTGCTGGCTTCTGCACTGGGTTACGGACTCGGGACCCATGCCTGA